From a single Actinomyces viscosus genomic region:
- a CDS encoding PucR family transcriptional regulator — protein MDELSAPGVSALRQAQDTIIEHSLDRISSAHDFYRTLPEGSRDQIAAVARLGVTMFVDSAENPETPLVPSQIFSVAPAALTGVITLEQTLALVRTVLDVVVDEAPRAVPKEDHDTVRILVLTFGRDVGFAAAEVYARAAEARGAWDARLESVAVDAMLHDDPEDAATRAGTAGWNGTGPVVAIAAKTTLDALGVSRLRHECRNLASDCLVSVRGDSVLIVLGGSQEARGSSAKASSAQGRSGSAEQLVDQAAMQVAGGLGGSAVVGPVVPGISHAGRSLRSALAGLRALPGWAEAPNPVHADDLLPERLLAGDELAGEQILSLVHAPLHEMGDPFESTVATYLALGGSLEATARNLFVHANTVRYRLGRVSEQVGWDATNARDGLMLHMAIIVGRLAIGRED, from the coding sequence ATGGATGAGTTGAGCGCTCCGGGGGTGTCTGCACTGCGACAGGCGCAGGACACAATTATTGAACACTCACTGGACCGCATCAGTTCGGCCCACGATTTCTACCGAACCCTGCCGGAAGGATCTCGCGACCAGATCGCGGCGGTGGCCCGCCTGGGCGTCACGATGTTCGTCGACTCGGCGGAGAACCCCGAGACCCCGCTGGTTCCCTCCCAGATCTTCTCCGTGGCCCCCGCCGCCCTGACCGGGGTCATCACGCTGGAACAGACCCTTGCCCTGGTGCGAACGGTCCTCGACGTCGTTGTTGACGAGGCTCCTCGCGCGGTCCCCAAGGAGGACCACGACACGGTCCGTATCCTGGTCCTGACCTTCGGGCGCGACGTCGGCTTCGCCGCCGCCGAGGTGTACGCCCGGGCCGCCGAGGCCCGAGGGGCCTGGGACGCCAGGCTGGAGTCCGTCGCGGTCGACGCGATGCTTCACGACGATCCCGAGGATGCCGCCACCCGGGCCGGTACAGCCGGCTGGAACGGCACCGGACCGGTGGTGGCGATCGCCGCCAAGACGACCCTGGACGCGCTCGGGGTCTCCCGGCTGCGCCACGAGTGCCGTAACCTCGCCAGCGACTGCCTGGTGTCGGTACGCGGCGACTCCGTCCTCATCGTCCTGGGAGGCAGTCAGGAGGCTCGTGGCTCCTCAGCCAAGGCCTCCTCCGCCCAGGGGCGCAGCGGAAGCGCCGAGCAGCTGGTGGACCAGGCGGCGATGCAGGTGGCCGGCGGACTGGGGGGCTCGGCCGTCGTCGGTCCCGTGGTCCCGGGGATCTCGCACGCGGGCCGTTCGCTGCGCTCCGCCCTGGCCGGGCTTCGCGCCCTACCCGGTTGGGCCGAGGCCCCCAATCCCGTCCACGCCGACGATCTTCTCCCCGAGCGTCTTCTGGCGGGTGACGAGCTCGCCGGCGAGCAGATTCTCAGCCTGGTGCACGCTCCCCTTCACGAGATGGGTGATCCCTTCGAGAGCACCGTGGCCACGTACCTGGCCCTGGGAGGAAGCCTGGAGGCGACGGCTCGAAACCTGTTCGTGCACGCCAACACGGTGCGCTACCGGCTGGGCCGTGTCAGCGAGCAGGTCGGTTGGGACGCGACGAACGCGCGCGACGGCCTCATGCTGCACATGGCGATCATCGTGGGACGTCTGGCGATCGGCCGGGAGGACTGA
- a CDS encoding acyl carrier protein: MAEQSNEDVLAVITQIVSEESGVDAKDITRSSTFAQDLDVDSLGLLTIATQVEERFGVALDDSLIPTLPTVGALVDLVTTRKA, translated from the coding sequence ATGGCCGAGCAGAGCAACGAGGACGTCCTGGCCGTCATCACGCAGATCGTCAGTGAGGAGTCCGGCGTTGACGCCAAGGACATCACCCGTTCCAGCACCTTCGCCCAGGACCTCGACGTCGACTCCCTGGGGCTGCTGACCATCGCCACCCAGGTCGAGGAGCGCTTCGGCGTGGCTCTCGATGACTCCCTTATCCCGACCCTGCCCACCGTCGGAGCCCTGGTGGATCTCGTGACCACCAGGAAAGCCTGA
- a CDS encoding beta-ketoacyl-[acyl-carrier-protein] synthase family protein, translating to MIPAAVRRPDDVVVTGLGTVNPLGGDVASTWSALREGTCAIRSLEHDWVEDYALPVRIGAPLAIDPADLLPPRQVRRLDRASQCALLAARQAWEQAGSPQVASQRLAVSVSPGMGPVLSVMEAWDTLRDRGPRRVLPTAVPSLMPNAPAAAVGIELGAHAGIHAPVSACASGAEAIAYGADLIALGRADVVVAGGTDAALHPMTVAAFGAMRALSTRNEDPATASRPFAPDRDGFVLGEGAGILVLERAEHAMARGARILAGLAGSAVTADAYDVARPEPSGTEQERALLQAMERAGLDAGALGHVNAHATSTPAGDVVEAGVLARSVPETAVSATKSATGHLLGGAGGLEAVLTVMALRERWAPPTLLPAGVDPELAELGLDVVGPQGRSLPDLEAAASTSFGFGGHNVALVFTRA from the coding sequence ATGATCCCGGCAGCCGTCCGCCGCCCCGATGACGTCGTCGTCACCGGCCTGGGTACCGTCAACCCGCTGGGCGGAGACGTCGCCTCGACCTGGAGCGCCCTGCGCGAGGGCACCTGCGCGATCCGCTCTCTTGAGCACGACTGGGTGGAGGACTACGCGCTGCCCGTGCGGATCGGAGCCCCCCTGGCGATCGACCCAGCCGACCTCCTCCCGCCCCGCCAGGTGCGCCGCCTCGACCGCGCCAGCCAGTGCGCGCTGCTGGCCGCCCGCCAGGCATGGGAGCAGGCGGGATCACCGCAGGTCGCCTCACAGAGGCTTGCGGTGTCCGTCTCCCCCGGCATGGGACCGGTCCTGTCGGTCATGGAGGCGTGGGACACCCTGAGGGACAGGGGGCCGCGGCGAGTTCTGCCGACGGCGGTTCCCTCGCTCATGCCCAACGCTCCAGCAGCCGCCGTCGGGATCGAGCTGGGAGCGCACGCCGGGATCCATGCCCCGGTCTCGGCTTGTGCCTCGGGCGCAGAGGCCATCGCCTACGGCGCGGATCTCATCGCGCTGGGACGAGCCGACGTCGTCGTGGCCGGGGGGACGGACGCGGCCCTCCACCCGATGACGGTGGCCGCCTTCGGAGCCATGAGGGCGCTGTCGACGCGCAATGAGGACCCGGCCACCGCCTCACGCCCCTTCGCCCCGGACCGTGACGGTTTCGTCCTCGGCGAGGGCGCCGGGATCCTGGTCCTGGAGCGTGCCGAGCACGCCATGGCCCGCGGCGCACGGATCCTGGCCGGGCTCGCGGGCTCCGCAGTCACTGCCGACGCCTATGACGTGGCGCGCCCCGAGCCATCGGGCACGGAGCAGGAGCGCGCCCTGCTGCAGGCGATGGAGCGAGCCGGCCTCGATGCCGGTGCGCTCGGACACGTTAACGCCCATGCCACCTCGACCCCGGCCGGCGACGTCGTCGAGGCCGGGGTCCTGGCCCGGAGCGTTCCGGAGACGGCTGTCAGCGCCACGAAGTCCGCAACCGGTCACCTCCTGGGTGGAGCCGGTGGGCTGGAGGCGGTTCTGACCGTCATGGCCCTACGCGAGCGGTGGGCGCCGCCGACGCTGCTGCCCGCCGGCGTGGACCCGGAGCTGGCCGAGCTCGGCCTGGACGTCGTCGGGCCGCAGGGGCGCAGCCTGCCCGACCTGGAGGCGGCGGCGAGCACCTCCTTCGGCTTCGGAGGACACAACGTCGCGCTCGTCTTCACCAGGGCGTAG
- a CDS encoding DUF3145 domain-containing protein: MIGAYTRGVLFVHSAPRALCPHIEWAAAEVLGSRVHLDWTEQPAARGMMRAETSWVGPAGTGASLASALRGWANLRYEVTEEASVGTDGGRWSHTPDLGIFHAQTDVHGNVVVPEDRIRATLVYAADPDRMRRELDLALGQAWDDELEPFRYAGAGAPVRWLHRVG; this comes from the coding sequence ATGATCGGTGCCTACACCCGCGGTGTACTTTTCGTGCATTCTGCACCTCGGGCGCTCTGCCCCCACATCGAGTGGGCGGCGGCCGAGGTGCTCGGTTCGCGTGTCCACCTGGACTGGACCGAGCAGCCTGCGGCTCGGGGCATGATGCGGGCCGAGACCAGCTGGGTGGGGCCTGCCGGGACGGGAGCCAGTCTCGCCTCCGCCCTGCGAGGCTGGGCGAACCTGCGCTACGAGGTGACCGAGGAGGCGAGCGTGGGAACCGACGGCGGCCGTTGGTCGCATACCCCCGACCTCGGGATCTTCCACGCCCAGACGGACGTTCACGGCAACGTCGTCGTCCCTGAGGACCGGATCCGTGCCACGCTCGTCTACGCGGCCGATCCCGACAGGATGCGCCGTGAGCTCGATCTGGCACTGGGGCAGGCCTGGGACGACGAGCTGGAGCCCTTCCGCTACGCGGGGGCCGGCGCGCCCGTGCGCTGGCTGCACCGCGTCGGCTAG
- the def gene encoding peptide deformylase, with product MAYRDIRIIGDPVLRTECDWITDIDDSVKALVEDLLETVDEDGRAGLAANQIGVGLRAFSWNIDGEIGYILNPKIVELSKDEYQDGDEGCLSVPGLWFPTERAWYARAEGTDLDGKEVVVEGEELMARCIQHECDHLEGHLYLDRLDRQNRAKAMKELRAQGL from the coding sequence ATGGCATACCGCGACATCCGCATCATCGGCGACCCGGTCCTGCGCACCGAGTGCGACTGGATCACTGACATCGACGACTCCGTCAAGGCTCTGGTCGAGGACCTGCTTGAGACGGTCGATGAGGACGGCCGGGCGGGCCTGGCGGCCAACCAGATCGGGGTCGGTCTGCGCGCCTTCTCCTGGAACATCGACGGCGAGATCGGCTACATCCTCAACCCCAAGATCGTTGAGCTCTCCAAGGACGAGTACCAGGACGGGGACGAGGGCTGCCTGTCGGTTCCGGGCCTGTGGTTCCCCACGGAGCGCGCCTGGTACGCCCGGGCCGAGGGCACGGACCTGGACGGCAAGGAGGTCGTCGTCGAGGGGGAGGAGCTCATGGCCCGTTGCATTCAGCACGAGTGCGACCACCTGGAGGGGCACCTCTACCTCGATCGCCTCGACCGGCAGAACCGGGCCAAGGCGATGAAGGAGCTGCGCGCCCAGGGCCTGTAA
- the dnaG gene encoding DNA primase yields the protein MAGLIRREDIEAVREHARIEDVVGEHVTLKSAGVGSLKGLCPFHDERTPSFHVRPQLGYWHCFGCGEGGDVITFIEKINHLGFAEAVEYLADRTGVQLRYEEGGAVRRGVEPGTRQRLMDANRLAEAWFREQLAGPEAQVGRDFLTARGFDRQAAAHFGVGYAPAGWDNLARYLRSAGYTEAELVDSGLCSRGGQDGRRVYDRFRGRLIWPIRDVTGATVGFGARRLTEEDQGPKYLNTPETPVFHKSQVLYGLDLAKREVARSHRIVVVEGYTDVMAAHLSGVTTAVATCGTAFGADHVRVVRRLLGDIDDPAAGVVTGQGREARGGEVIFTFDGDAAGQKAALRAYAEDQRFATQTFVAVDPGGLDPCDLRMKEGDQGIPRLLSRRVPLFEFVIRTSLSHLDLDTSEGRVRGLRSAAPVVAGIRDRALKREYTRRLAGWLGLPDAEVHSAVQAAGRRGQQPSAARGGQWPADETAGPDAAAPVRGLPPVTDPVEQLEREALAVIVQFPVAAHRAGADELGADSFGQLTHRAVYEAVAAAGGTGEVPGLVQQAVAAGMGEQEAQRRATLRWLQQVRDGAIGLVEAAITELAVAPLPLPTIRGRGTEVDDLGLDRYAKGVLSSLAVMGINRQLVEMRSRHRRMSPQDEGYRELFSQIAALEQRRMQIRQGA from the coding sequence GTGGCGGGACTGATCAGACGTGAGGACATCGAGGCGGTGCGTGAGCACGCCCGGATTGAGGACGTCGTCGGCGAGCACGTCACCCTCAAGAGCGCCGGAGTCGGCTCGCTCAAGGGGCTGTGCCCCTTTCATGACGAGCGCACCCCCTCCTTCCACGTCCGCCCCCAGCTCGGTTACTGGCACTGCTTCGGCTGCGGTGAGGGCGGCGACGTCATCACCTTCATCGAGAAGATCAACCACCTCGGTTTCGCCGAGGCCGTCGAGTACCTGGCCGACCGAACCGGGGTCCAGCTGCGCTATGAGGAGGGCGGAGCGGTCCGGCGCGGGGTGGAGCCGGGAACCCGCCAGCGCCTCATGGACGCCAACCGTCTGGCCGAGGCCTGGTTCCGCGAGCAGCTCGCCGGCCCGGAGGCCCAGGTGGGGCGCGACTTCCTCACCGCCCGGGGCTTCGACCGCCAAGCGGCTGCGCACTTCGGCGTCGGCTACGCCCCCGCCGGATGGGACAACCTCGCCCGCTACCTGCGCAGTGCCGGCTACACCGAGGCCGAGCTGGTCGACTCCGGGCTGTGCAGCCGGGGCGGACAGGACGGACGCCGCGTCTACGACCGCTTCCGGGGCCGCCTCATCTGGCCCATCCGCGACGTCACCGGAGCCACTGTCGGCTTCGGGGCGCGCAGGCTCACAGAGGAGGACCAGGGCCCCAAGTACCTCAACACCCCCGAGACCCCCGTGTTCCACAAGAGCCAGGTCCTTTACGGACTGGACCTGGCGAAGCGGGAGGTCGCCCGCTCCCACAGGATCGTCGTCGTCGAGGGCTACACCGACGTCATGGCCGCCCACCTGTCCGGGGTGACCACGGCCGTAGCCACGTGCGGCACCGCCTTCGGCGCCGACCATGTGCGGGTCGTCCGCCGCCTTCTGGGCGATATCGATGACCCCGCCGCGGGAGTTGTCACCGGGCAGGGACGCGAGGCCCGCGGTGGCGAGGTCATCTTCACCTTCGACGGCGACGCCGCCGGCCAGAAGGCCGCCCTGCGCGCCTACGCGGAGGACCAGCGCTTCGCCACCCAGACCTTCGTGGCGGTCGACCCCGGCGGCCTGGACCCCTGCGACCTGCGCATGAAGGAGGGGGACCAGGGCATCCCACGCCTGCTGTCCAGGCGCGTACCGCTGTTCGAGTTCGTCATCCGCACCTCCCTGTCCCACCTGGACCTGGACACCTCCGAGGGGCGGGTGCGGGGGCTGCGCTCAGCGGCACCGGTCGTGGCCGGCATCCGGGACCGGGCGCTCAAGCGCGAGTACACCCGCCGCCTCGCCGGATGGCTGGGACTGCCCGACGCCGAGGTCCACAGCGCCGTCCAGGCCGCCGGGCGACGAGGCCAACAGCCCTCCGCAGCCCGCGGCGGCCAGTGGCCCGCCGACGAGACCGCAGGCCCCGACGCCGCAGCACCGGTGCGCGGTCTGCCACCGGTGACCGACCCCGTGGAGCAGCTCGAGCGCGAGGCCCTGGCCGTCATCGTCCAGTTTCCGGTGGCCGCGCACCGGGCCGGAGCCGATGAGCTGGGGGCGGACTCCTTCGGCCAGCTCACCCACCGGGCCGTCTACGAGGCTGTTGCCGCTGCCGGAGGAACCGGAGAGGTGCCGGGACTGGTACAGCAGGCGGTGGCCGCCGGGATGGGGGAGCAGGAGGCGCAGCGACGGGCTACGCTGCGCTGGCTCCAGCAGGTGCGTGACGGCGCCATCGGCCTGGTCGAGGCCGCCATCACCGAGCTGGCCGTGGCGCCCCTGCCGCTGCCGACCATTCGGGGGCGCGGCACGGAGGTGGACGACTTAGGGCTCGACCGCTACGCCAAGGGTGTGCTCAGCTCTCTGGCCGTCATGGGTATCAACCGCCAGCTCGTCGAGATGCGCTCGCGGCACCGCCGGATGTCCCCACAGGATGAGGGCTACCGGGAGCTGTTCTCCCAGATCGCCGCCCTTGAGCAGCGCCGTATGCAGATCAGGCAGGGAGCCTGA
- a CDS encoding deoxyguanosinetriphosphate triphosphohydrolase, which translates to MSVQKSGSRPVRIDGGDSLALAGYRSQDAERFVHEQAKNPQRTPFERDRARVLHSSALRRLGAKTQVLGPSADDFVRTRLTHSLEVAQVGRALGQALGCDPDVVDAACLSHDLGHPPYGHNGEKALDVVARRIGGFEGNAQTFRILTRLEPKTLDELGRPVGVNLTRASLDAVAKYPWLKGRGPGGASGRSARKYSAYDDDAEIFTWMRQGAPEGRRCIEAQIMDLSDDVGYSVHDVEDAIALGRMDPACLTDPHEVDELLEATRAWYGTDLSADALGAAFGRLSGQPYWIRSYNGSVADAARLKNLTSEIIGRFVSAVATATRQTYGDGPLTRYGAELVIPEETAAEILLLKGIAVRYVMEPREHEPVYLRQRTLIFDLADVLMTGGGKGIDPVLADAWNRAENDDARLRVVVDQIASLTDTSARAWHARLCGMFSEV; encoded by the coding sequence ATGTCAGTGCAGAAATCTGGATCCAGGCCTGTGCGTATCGACGGAGGCGACAGTCTTGCCCTGGCTGGATACCGATCACAGGATGCTGAGCGCTTTGTTCACGAGCAGGCGAAGAATCCTCAGCGCACTCCTTTTGAGCGCGACCGTGCCCGGGTCCTGCACTCCTCGGCACTGCGGCGCCTGGGGGCCAAGACCCAGGTGCTGGGGCCCTCAGCGGACGACTTCGTGCGCACCCGGCTCACCCACTCCCTCGAGGTGGCGCAGGTGGGACGCGCGCTCGGTCAGGCGCTGGGATGCGATCCCGACGTCGTCGACGCCGCCTGCCTGTCCCACGACCTGGGTCATCCGCCGTACGGGCACAACGGAGAGAAGGCTCTCGACGTCGTCGCCCGCCGGATCGGAGGCTTCGAGGGCAATGCCCAGACCTTCCGAATCCTCACCCGTCTGGAGCCCAAGACCCTTGACGAGCTCGGACGGCCGGTGGGCGTCAACCTCACCCGGGCCAGCCTCGACGCCGTCGCCAAGTACCCCTGGCTCAAGGGACGGGGGCCGGGTGGCGCGAGTGGGCGCAGTGCGCGCAAGTACTCCGCCTATGACGACGACGCCGAGATCTTCACCTGGATGCGTCAGGGGGCGCCGGAGGGCAGGCGCTGCATCGAGGCCCAGATCATGGACCTGTCCGATGACGTCGGCTACTCCGTCCACGACGTCGAGGACGCCATCGCCCTGGGACGCATGGACCCCGCCTGCCTGACCGACCCGCATGAGGTCGACGAGCTGCTTGAGGCCACCAGGGCCTGGTACGGCACCGACCTCAGCGCCGACGCCCTGGGTGCTGCCTTCGGCAGGCTCTCCGGCCAGCCCTACTGGATCCGCTCCTACAACGGCTCGGTGGCCGACGCTGCGCGCCTGAAGAACCTCACCAGCGAGATCATCGGCCGCTTCGTCTCAGCAGTCGCCACCGCCACCCGCCAGACCTACGGAGACGGACCCCTGACCCGCTACGGGGCCGAGCTCGTCATCCCCGAGGAGACGGCCGCGGAGATCCTCCTGCTCAAGGGCATCGCCGTGCGCTACGTCATGGAGCCCCGTGAGCACGAACCGGTCTACCTGCGCCAGCGCACCCTCATCTTCGACCTGGCCGACGTTCTCATGACAGGCGGCGGGAAAGGGATCGACCCCGTCCTGGCCGACGCCTGGAACCGGGCCGAGAACGACGACGCTCGCCTGCGAGTGGTCGTGGACCAGATCGCCTCCCTGACGGACACCTCCGCGCGCGCCTGGCACGCCCGGCTGTGCGGCATGTTCTCCGAGGTGTAG
- a CDS encoding alpha-amylase family protein → MTTTTTLVHRPYDGPEEWWRHALVYEIASPALGAADLDHTDPVIAHALYLGMDAVLLRPSLLDVSSEMDSIRRFIDKAGEQGLRTIVRISGALGPITGPYAKQTTGFITGLEGAGEDLLRRSEAYLQAGAVGIDLGTIVPPQITTETRLDRLSAYFAMLHGQLAEYVEEGIIGADVTADYPDSLRHHLQDDWVHHLRDDCLTLTRWSAESLTAHLTRSLDEHDRFGAPPTWRFLPPHILSEHLDPGDGQRWYSVDHDLRLLRGLALQAMMLALPGSLYLRQGDEIALTDGDKPTAPLELADMVAEHTRGQSSQFGSPAATVRHAAHVRNEYNLACAPLAFVTGLEWCPPEALAFLVRGVLVVVNTSDSPIILPAEAKVLLSSQPLRQDQGRLFIPPTTTTWLEATTVA, encoded by the coding sequence GTGACCACAACCACTACCCTCGTTCACCGGCCCTACGACGGTCCGGAGGAGTGGTGGCGCCACGCACTGGTCTACGAGATCGCCTCACCCGCCCTGGGAGCCGCCGATCTGGACCACACCGACCCCGTCATTGCGCACGCCCTCTACCTGGGAATGGACGCGGTGCTCCTGCGCCCAAGCTTGCTCGACGTCAGCTCTGAGATGGACTCGATCCGCCGTTTCATCGACAAGGCGGGAGAACAGGGCCTGCGCACCATCGTGCGCATCTCCGGTGCGCTCGGTCCGATCACCGGCCCCTACGCCAAGCAGACCACCGGCTTCATCACTGGGCTCGAAGGGGCGGGCGAGGATCTGCTGCGCCGCTCGGAGGCCTATCTCCAGGCCGGGGCGGTCGGCATCGACCTGGGAACGATCGTGCCTCCGCAGATCACCACCGAGACCCGCCTGGACCGCCTCAGTGCCTACTTCGCCATGCTCCACGGCCAGCTCGCCGAGTACGTGGAGGAGGGAATCATCGGCGCTGATGTGACAGCCGACTACCCGGACTCGTTGCGCCACCACCTCCAGGACGACTGGGTCCACCACCTGCGCGACGACTGCCTGACCCTGACCAGGTGGAGCGCCGAGTCCCTCACCGCCCACCTGACCCGGTCCCTGGACGAGCACGACCGCTTCGGCGCACCACCCACCTGGCGCTTCCTGCCTCCTCACATCCTGTCCGAGCACCTGGACCCGGGGGACGGCCAGCGCTGGTACTCCGTCGACCACGATCTGCGCCTGCTTCGAGGGCTGGCGCTGCAGGCCATGATGCTGGCTCTGCCGGGTTCCCTCTACCTGCGGCAGGGTGACGAGATCGCCCTGACCGATGGCGACAAGCCCACTGCTCCCCTGGAGCTGGCGGACATGGTGGCCGAGCACACTCGGGGACAGTCCTCCCAGTTCGGGTCCCCCGCCGCGACCGTGCGGCACGCCGCCCACGTGCGCAACGAGTACAACCTGGCCTGCGCACCCCTGGCCTTCGTCACCGGGCTGGAGTGGTGCCCGCCTGAGGCTCTGGCCTTCCTGGTGCGCGGCGTGCTGGTCGTCGTCAACACCTCAGACTCCCCGATCATCCTGCCTGCTGAGGCCAAGGTGCTGCTGTCGTCTCAACCCCTGCGTCAGGACCAGGGGCGGCTGTTCATCCCTCCGACGACGACGACCTGGCTTGAAGCCACAACCGTGGCCTAG